In a genomic window of Larus michahellis chromosome 3, bLarMic1.1, whole genome shotgun sequence:
- the BUB1 gene encoding mitotic checkpoint serine/threonine-protein kinase BUB1 isoform X2: MEAAARSYEAQIRNYQGTDPLDPWDRYMQWVEGCLPLQEKQSCLPNLLEQLVKVFLSEKRYHQDPRFISYCIKLAEFITSPCQYFDYLYGQGIGAKASNFYVAWAQQLVNEGNVQYAGAVLQKGLHNQAQPRENLQQLYCWLQNYDPRNPPLQGTAVIKPLQTSHAANQMAPRKDVSSLNDSVSACKNQGPDSAGAQSWSSGGREEVKYVTYISKSEVLPKSSSTVVECEQVAMYDKNLLICEGSELSFEELRAKRYFKKYERLRRQQEWEEEERDSIRKKESAVLELQALQQKLEQLTQLTKSLEETRLEPASTTSGEPNKTVVHPRVTPSAALQQNWMTSCQSSDLQNAQGLVPGQPRSSTLSSTAPTLQSVKPVGCQMTSTSLWEATYKKDAVKAQLELGELQTSLLRPPFNNVSSQERAHPDSSLHWSTGEQHPNKRSTGENTSVDTKEAPRVGNSSFASVNASQATPNTSLGGAMQATPFKVQPSPTVHTKEALGLLMGMFQTPILPELPSLKESKDQFEVFCRKSEPDGSLKANVATPVMPAFAIFEDENEKENSGIPQHKNKPEEPRTVGERPLTDCTVGTEEETGTPEFLRDDYTVWNVPSNNKTLAPSPNNTRDFARAAQLVSTPFNYLSAHSRQALEDKACGDGLPQMDLEFSGELHKQTKTKKLSPALEHVAEHGELQENVLKQGNVTAASQRLHEQTAMSRTEYSLSVGVDRISHEKLSGVGQDRTVPSVRAAVLVENPWDKELICKFLSEIPKPLHTYANYFEWKSTLPSIILKAELPLGSGSFHVDCLVGEGAFAQVYQASIPDASNPRNNQKVIFKVQKPANPWEFYIATQLVERLDPSIRHLYIHFYSAHFFQNGSILVGELYNYGTLLNAINIYKKLPEKVMPQALVIYFAVKILYMVEELHSCQIIHGDIKPDNFILGERFLDNDICDIDGLSHGLTLIDLGQSIDMKLFPEGTAFTAKCETSGFQCIEMLTQKPWNYQQRSTACSLVPTCK, from the exons ATGGAGGCGGCCGCGCG GAGCTACGAGGCTCAGATACGGAACTACCAGGGGACCGACCCGCTGGACCCATGGGACAG GTACATGCAGTGGGTAGAAGGATGTCTTCCccttcaagaaaagcaaagctgcttgCCCAATCTCCTGGAGCAGCTTGTGAAGGTGTTCCTAAGCGAGAAGAGGTACCACCAAGATCCAAGATTTATTAGCTACTGTATTAAGCTG GCGGAGTTCATCACTTCTCCTTGTCAGTATTTTGATTACCTGTATGGACAGGGAATTGGTGCAAAGGCATCTAACTTCTATGTTGCTTGGGCTCAGCAGCTTGTAAATGAAGGCAACGTGCAGTATGCCGGAGCTGTCCTTCAAAAAGGACTTCACAACCAGGCACAGCCACGAGAGAACTTGCAACAGCTGTATTG CTGGCTGCAGAATTATGATCCTCGGAATCCTCCTTTGCAAG GTACTGCTGTTATAAAACCACTTCAGACTTCACACGCTGCAAATCAAATGGCTCCTCGAAAAGATGTTTCAAGTCTTAATGACTCAGTGTCTGCTTGCAAAAATCAG GGTCCTGATTCTGCTGGTGCTCAGTCCTGGTCTTCTGGTGGAAGAGAAGAAGT AAAGTATGTTACGTACATCTCCAAATCTGAAGTTCTTCCTAAGTCGTCATCTACTGTCGTCGAATGTGAGCAGGTTGCAATGTATGACAAAAACCTGCTCATATGTGAAGGCTCTGAACTTTCATTTGAGGAGCTAAGAGCCAAGAGATACTTCAAGAAATATGAGCGCCTCAGAAGACAGCAAGAATGGG aagaagaagagagagattcCATAAGGAAAAAAGAGTCAGCTGTCCTTGAACTGCAAGCCCTGCAGCAGAAGCTGGAACAGCTCACCCAGCTCACCAAAAGCTTGGAGGAAACTAGACTGGAACCAGCATCTACAACGTCAGGTGAACCAAATAAAACAGTG GTGCATCCGCGTGTGACACCCAGTGCAGCTCTACAGCAGAACTGGATGACATCTTGTCAAAGTTCAGATCTGCAAAATGCCCAAGGTCTGGTGCCAGGCCAGCCTCGATCAAGTACTCTATCATCCACTGCTCCTACACTGCAGTCAGTGAAACCTGTTGGCTGCCAGATGACATCAACCTCCCTGTGGGAAGCGACATATAAGAAGGATGCAGTCAAAGCTCAGCTAGAGCTTGGAGAACTTCAGACCAGTTTGTTACGCCCTCCGTTCAATAATGTTTCATCTCAGGAACGGGCACATCCTGACTCATCTCTTCATTGGAGCACTGGAGAGCA GCACCCTAACAAGCGATCCACTGGAGAAAATACTTCTGTGGACACGAAAGAAG CACCGAGGGTTGGAAATTCCTCCTTTGCTTCTGTCAACGCTTCTCAAGCTACCCCAAACACCTCACTGGGAGGAGCAATGCAGGCAACACCATTCAAAGTGCAACCTTCACCTACAGTTCATACGAAGGAAGCATTGG gattACTCATGGGTATGTTTCAAACGCCCATCTTGCCTGAACTGCCTTCTCTTAAAGAAAGCAAGGATCAATTTGAAGTCTTTTGCAGAAAAAGTG AGCCTGATGGAAGCCTGAAAGCTAATGTTGCTACCCCTGTCATGCCTGCATTTGCTATCTTTGAAGATGAGAATGAAAAAGAGAACAGTgg GATCCCGCAGCATAAAAACAAGCCAGAAGAGCCCAGAACTGTTGGAGAACGTCCCTTGACTGACTGTACAGTGGGTACAGAA gAAGAAACAGGGACACCGGAGTTCTTGAGGGATGATTATACAGTGTGGAATGTACCAAGTAATAATAAAACATTAGCTCCCAGTCCAAACAACACAAGAGACTTTGCACGAGCTGCCCAGCTTGTATCAACACCATTTAATTACCTGTCGGCACATTCCCGACAAGCTTTGGAGGACAAAG CCTGTGGGGATGGCTTGCCACAAATGGATTTGGAGTTTTCTGGAGAACTACACAAGCAGACAAAAACTAAGAAGCTAAG CCCTGCTCTTGAACACGTTGCAGAACATGGAGAGCTTCAAGAAAATGTCTTGAAACAAGGAAACGTTACAGCTGCTTCTCAAAGATTACATGAGCAGACTGCCATGAGCAGAACTGAATATTCCTTGTCTGTTGGGGTGGACAGAATTTCCCACGAAAAGCTGTCTGGAGTCGGGCAGGACAGGACAGTCCCGAGCGTTAGAGCGGCAG TCCTTGTTGAAAACCCTTGGGATAAGGAATTGATTTGCAAGTTCCTATCGGAGATTCCTAAACCACTCCACACCTATGCCAACTACTTTGAATGGAAATCTACTCTTCCGTCCATCATACTGAAGGCTGAACTGCCACTGG GTTCCGGCTCATTCCACGTGGACTGCTTGGTTGGAGAGGGAGCTTTTGCTCAAGTGTATCAGGCTTCCATTCCGGATGCAAGTAACCCTAGAAACAATCAGAAAGTAATATTCAAG GTCCAGAAGCCTGCCAACCCTTGGGAGTTCTATATAGCAACACAACTGGTAGAAAGGCTCGATCCAAGTATACGCCATCTCTACATCCACTTTTATTCTgctcatttctttcaaaatggaaGCATTTTGGTTGGTGAGCTCTACAACTATGGAACATTGCTG AATGccataaatatttacaaaaagctTCCTGAGAAGGTGATGCCTCAAGCACTCGTAATCTACTTTGCTGTAAAAATTCTTTATATGGTGGAAGAGCTCCACAGCTGCCAAATCATTCATGGTGACATTAAGCCTGACAATTTCATACTTGGAGAAAG GTTTCTGGACAACGATATATGTGACATAGATGGTCTCTCTCATGGCTTGACGCTCATTGACTTGGGACAGAGTATAGACATGAAACTATTTCCTGAAGGAACCGCGTTCACTGCGAAGTGTGAAACATCTGGATTTCAGTGTATCGAAATGCTGACGCAGAAACCGTGGAACTACCAG CAACGATCTACTGCATGCTCTTTGGTACCTACATGCAAGTGA
- the LOC141740262 gene encoding two pore channel protein 2-like isoform X1, whose translation MAEAASQDLLLAAAFVSDAQYNRNIPFKTSPEAVRLYYLYNHWIIRTVTYFFIFLNLSLAVFEEPAVYPLPFLVTSLVEVLCLLVFFGRLTHFAKVTLRNVFWKDTKNICIMVAILLSLTDLAIYGVLKIYNVSSIRWSRIVRPIFLINFAESRQIRRAFRSIRNTLPEITYVFLLFMFSLLMFSLMALKLFGERNLQTAEGLPYFKNYLEIVFDLYVLVTTANSPDVMMPAFDFSSWYALFFIAFVIVNTYIFMSLFLAVVYNNYKKHLKNEIRKLAYMKHRKMIEAFNLLKEEEGAQFVVREARWKQLVKLVAPDISNSHRELLLRISDDEQKGFIDKKSFVQLADLLNIQVITLKIRSHPLRQWMPRVYKSAVSQFLRRMVRHRGFVWTYDVIILINAIFIALDEATPYISYAEWVFLALYIIEILLKVYTYEPRAFFGKNQFWNWFDTLIIFAALTATILNTTLKSTTKYNSQQILDIVFILRVLRLIRIVDSIQRFRVIMNTLINIVPTMLTFGGLTLVVYCVFAIIGMELFHGKIQFFPANSNAPYALECGNPALKDSLFARGKYCKNNFNNFVSSFIVLMELTVVNQWHVFANGFANVTVQPAKLYFIAFHIVMVIIIVNIFVSFILEAFFVEYSLEKSEVETAIEQKIQELGMGVQEDEFQDEQLLDNMESAEHDLEGEGGTKPQSKGLVFKIASKRYRTVDALLQRMFEAEIPLEDEGPSFEEILNLSPAPAVPSDLTSERAA comes from the exons ATGGCGGAGGCGGCCTCGCAG GATCTCCTGCTGGCAGCAGCATTTGTCTCTGATGCACAATACAACAGAAATATTCCTTTTAAGACCTCCCCGGAGGCAGTCAG GCTTTATTATCTCTATAACCACTGGATTATACGAACAGTCACCTACTTCTTCATCTTTCTCAACCTGTCCCTTGCAGTGTTTGAAGAACCTGCTGTGTATCCACTCCCCTTCCTG GTCACTTCTCTGGTTGAGGTATTGTGCCTTCTGGTGTTCTTTGGCCGACTGACGCATTTTGCAAAAGTCACTCTTCGCAATGTATTCTGGAAGGATACCAAGAACATCTGCATCATGGTTGCAATCCTG TTATCCCTAACAGACTTGGCCATATATGGGGTCCTCAAGATATACAACGTGAGCAGCATTAGATGGTCAAGAATTGTGAGGCCCATCTTCCTCATCAACTTTGCAGAGAGTCGCCAG ATTCGGAGGGCCTTCCGCAGCATCCGCAACACACTGCCAGAGATCACCTATGTCTTCTTGCTTTTCATGTTTAGCCTTCTCATGTTCTCCCTCATGGCCTTGAAGCTGTTTGGTGAGAG GAATCTCCAGACAGCAGAAGGCTTGCCATATTTCAAAAACTACCTAGAAATTGTGTTTGACCTCTATGTGCTGGTGACAACAGCAAACAGCCCGGATGTCAT GATGCCAGCATTTGACTTCAGCTCATGGTATGCCCTGTTCTTCATTGCCTTTGTCATCGTCAACACGTATATCTTCATGTCGCTCTTCCTGGCTGTTGTGTACAACAACTACAAAAAACACCTGAAG AATGAGATCCGTAAGCTTGCTTACATGAAGCACCGCAAGATGATAGAGGCCTTCAACCttctgaaggaagaggaaggagcacaGTTTGTGGTTAGAGAAGCCCGGTGGAAGCAGCTTGTCAAGCTGGTGGCTCCTGATATCAGCAACTCCCACCGAGAGCTGCTGCTACGCATCTCAGATGATGAGCAGAAGGGTTTCATAG ACAAGAAGTCCTTTGTACAACTGGCAGATCTCCTCAACATCCAGGTGATTACCCTGAAAATACGCAGCCATCCGCTGAGGCAATGGATGCCTCGTGTATACAAGTCAGCAGTGAGTCAATTCCTGCGCAGGATGGTAAGGCACAG GGGATTTGTTTGGACTTACGATGTGATCATTCTAATAAATGCTATCTTCATTGCTCTGGATGAGGCAACCCCCTATATTTCCTATGCAGAGTGGGTCTTCCTTGCTTTGTATATAATTGAGATACTCCTGAAAGTGTACACTTACGAACCGAGGGCGTTCTTTGGCAAAAATCAGTTCTGGAACTG GTTTGATACCCTCATCATCTTCGCTGCTTTGACTGCAACGATACTTAATACCACCCTGAAATCGA CCACGAAGTACAACAGCCAACAGATCCTGGACATTGTCTTCATCTTAAGGGTCCTCAGGCTAATAAGGATCGTTGACAGCATTCAAAG GTTCCGGGTCATCATGAATACGCTGATAAACATCGTACCGACAATGTTGACATTTGGTGGGCTGACTCTG GTTGTGTACTGTGTATTTGCTATCATTGGCATGGAGTTATTCCATGGGAAAATCCAGTTCTTCCCTGCAAATTCGAATGCTCCTTATGCACTGGAATGTGGGAACCCAGCTCTCAAGGATTCTCTGTTTGCCCGTGGGAAATACTGCAAGAACAACTTCAACAACTTTGTGTCATCCTTCATTGTCCTGATGGAGCTCACTGTAGTCAATCAGTGGCATG TCTTTGCCAATGGATTTGCCAACGTGACGGTTCAGCCtgcaaagctgtatttcattGCCTTTCACATTGTGATGGTGATAATTATTGTCAA catctttgtGTCATTCATTTTGGAAGCTTTCTTTGTGGAGTACTCCCTAGAGAAGAGTGAAGTAGAAACAGCCATTGAGCAGAAAATCCAGGAGCTGGGAATGGGAGTTCAAGA GGATGAGTTCCAGGATGAACAGCTCCTTGATAACATGGAGAGTGCCGAGCATGACCTCGAGGGGGAAGGTGGAACAAAGCCACAGTCTAAAGGGCTGGTGTTTAAAATTGCCTCCAAAC GGTACAGGACGGTTGATGCTCTGCTCCAGCGTATGTTTGAGGCAGAGATCCCCCTTGAGGATGAAGGCCCTTCATTTGAAGAGATCTTAAACTTGTCGCCCGCCCCAGCTGTACCCAGTGATCTGACTTCTGAGCGTGCAGCGTAA
- the MTLN gene encoding mitoregulin: MVLELLRPRVVRWALLAAFAAGVLVGWQASRARRRFLRWRQRRLQRRLDAAREQLEAT, encoded by the coding sequence ATGGTTCTGGAGTTGCTGCGGCCGCGGGTGGTTCGCTGGGCGCTACTGGCCGCCTTCGCTGCCGGCGTGCTGGTGGGCTGGCAGGCCAGCCGTGCCCGCCGCCGGTTCCTCCGCTGGCGCCAGCGCCGCCTCCAGCGCCGCCTCGACGCCGCCCGGGAGCAGCTGGAGGCGACCTGA
- the BUB1 gene encoding mitotic checkpoint serine/threonine-protein kinase BUB1 isoform X1: protein MEAAARSYEAQIRNYQGTDPLDPWDRYMQWVEGCLPLQEKQSCLPNLLEQLVKVFLSEKRYHQDPRFISYCIKLAEFITSPCQYFDYLYGQGIGAKASNFYVAWAQQLVNEGNVQYAGAVLQKGLHNQAQPRENLQQLYCWLQNYDPRNPPLQGTAVIKPLQTSHAANQMAPRKDVSSLNDSVSACKNQGPDSAGAQSWSSGGREEVKYVTYISKSEVLPKSSSTVVECEQVAMYDKNLLICEGSELSFEELRAKRYFKKYERLRRQQEWEEEERDSIRKKESAVLELQALQQKLEQLTQLTKSLEETRLEPASTTSGEPNKTVVHPRVTPSAALQQNWMTSCQSSDLQNAQGLVPGQPRSSTLSSTAPTLQSVKPVGCQMTSTSLWEATYKKDAVKAQLELGELQTSLLRPPFNNVSSQERAHPDSSLHWSTGEQHPNKRSTGENTSVDTKEAPRVGNSSFASVNASQATPNTSLGGAMQATPFKVQPSPTVHTKEALGLLMGMFQTPILPELPSLKESKDQFEVFCRKSEPDGSLKANVATPVMPAFAIFEDENEKENSGIPQHKNKPEEPRTVGERPLTDCTVGTEEETGTPEFLRDDYTVWNVPSNNKTLAPSPNNTRDFARAAQLVSTPFNYLSAHSRQALEDKACGDGLPQMDLEFSGELHKQTKTKKLSPALEHVAEHGELQENVLKQGNVTAASQRLHEQTAMSRTEYSLSVGVDRISHEKLSGVGQDRTVPSVRAAVLVENPWDKELICKFLSEIPKPLHTYANYFEWKSTLPSIILKAELPLGSGSFHVDCLVGEGAFAQVYQASIPDASNPRNNQKVIFKVQKPANPWEFYIATQLVERLDPSIRHLYIHFYSAHFFQNGSILVGELYNYGTLLNAINIYKKLPEKVMPQALVIYFAVKILYMVEELHSCQIIHGDIKPDNFILGERFLDNDICDIDGLSHGLTLIDLGQSIDMKLFPEGTAFTAKCETSGFQCIEMLTQKPWNYQTDYFGIAATIYCMLFGTYMQVKNENGIWKPEGSFRRFANADLWKEFFESMLNIPNCHSLPSLGVLRKKLTDLFCKSYAKEIKLIRNRFVVLLIEHKRSRK from the exons ATGGAGGCGGCCGCGCG GAGCTACGAGGCTCAGATACGGAACTACCAGGGGACCGACCCGCTGGACCCATGGGACAG GTACATGCAGTGGGTAGAAGGATGTCTTCCccttcaagaaaagcaaagctgcttgCCCAATCTCCTGGAGCAGCTTGTGAAGGTGTTCCTAAGCGAGAAGAGGTACCACCAAGATCCAAGATTTATTAGCTACTGTATTAAGCTG GCGGAGTTCATCACTTCTCCTTGTCAGTATTTTGATTACCTGTATGGACAGGGAATTGGTGCAAAGGCATCTAACTTCTATGTTGCTTGGGCTCAGCAGCTTGTAAATGAAGGCAACGTGCAGTATGCCGGAGCTGTCCTTCAAAAAGGACTTCACAACCAGGCACAGCCACGAGAGAACTTGCAACAGCTGTATTG CTGGCTGCAGAATTATGATCCTCGGAATCCTCCTTTGCAAG GTACTGCTGTTATAAAACCACTTCAGACTTCACACGCTGCAAATCAAATGGCTCCTCGAAAAGATGTTTCAAGTCTTAATGACTCAGTGTCTGCTTGCAAAAATCAG GGTCCTGATTCTGCTGGTGCTCAGTCCTGGTCTTCTGGTGGAAGAGAAGAAGT AAAGTATGTTACGTACATCTCCAAATCTGAAGTTCTTCCTAAGTCGTCATCTACTGTCGTCGAATGTGAGCAGGTTGCAATGTATGACAAAAACCTGCTCATATGTGAAGGCTCTGAACTTTCATTTGAGGAGCTAAGAGCCAAGAGATACTTCAAGAAATATGAGCGCCTCAGAAGACAGCAAGAATGGG aagaagaagagagagattcCATAAGGAAAAAAGAGTCAGCTGTCCTTGAACTGCAAGCCCTGCAGCAGAAGCTGGAACAGCTCACCCAGCTCACCAAAAGCTTGGAGGAAACTAGACTGGAACCAGCATCTACAACGTCAGGTGAACCAAATAAAACAGTG GTGCATCCGCGTGTGACACCCAGTGCAGCTCTACAGCAGAACTGGATGACATCTTGTCAAAGTTCAGATCTGCAAAATGCCCAAGGTCTGGTGCCAGGCCAGCCTCGATCAAGTACTCTATCATCCACTGCTCCTACACTGCAGTCAGTGAAACCTGTTGGCTGCCAGATGACATCAACCTCCCTGTGGGAAGCGACATATAAGAAGGATGCAGTCAAAGCTCAGCTAGAGCTTGGAGAACTTCAGACCAGTTTGTTACGCCCTCCGTTCAATAATGTTTCATCTCAGGAACGGGCACATCCTGACTCATCTCTTCATTGGAGCACTGGAGAGCA GCACCCTAACAAGCGATCCACTGGAGAAAATACTTCTGTGGACACGAAAGAAG CACCGAGGGTTGGAAATTCCTCCTTTGCTTCTGTCAACGCTTCTCAAGCTACCCCAAACACCTCACTGGGAGGAGCAATGCAGGCAACACCATTCAAAGTGCAACCTTCACCTACAGTTCATACGAAGGAAGCATTGG gattACTCATGGGTATGTTTCAAACGCCCATCTTGCCTGAACTGCCTTCTCTTAAAGAAAGCAAGGATCAATTTGAAGTCTTTTGCAGAAAAAGTG AGCCTGATGGAAGCCTGAAAGCTAATGTTGCTACCCCTGTCATGCCTGCATTTGCTATCTTTGAAGATGAGAATGAAAAAGAGAACAGTgg GATCCCGCAGCATAAAAACAAGCCAGAAGAGCCCAGAACTGTTGGAGAACGTCCCTTGACTGACTGTACAGTGGGTACAGAA gAAGAAACAGGGACACCGGAGTTCTTGAGGGATGATTATACAGTGTGGAATGTACCAAGTAATAATAAAACATTAGCTCCCAGTCCAAACAACACAAGAGACTTTGCACGAGCTGCCCAGCTTGTATCAACACCATTTAATTACCTGTCGGCACATTCCCGACAAGCTTTGGAGGACAAAG CCTGTGGGGATGGCTTGCCACAAATGGATTTGGAGTTTTCTGGAGAACTACACAAGCAGACAAAAACTAAGAAGCTAAG CCCTGCTCTTGAACACGTTGCAGAACATGGAGAGCTTCAAGAAAATGTCTTGAAACAAGGAAACGTTACAGCTGCTTCTCAAAGATTACATGAGCAGACTGCCATGAGCAGAACTGAATATTCCTTGTCTGTTGGGGTGGACAGAATTTCCCACGAAAAGCTGTCTGGAGTCGGGCAGGACAGGACAGTCCCGAGCGTTAGAGCGGCAG TCCTTGTTGAAAACCCTTGGGATAAGGAATTGATTTGCAAGTTCCTATCGGAGATTCCTAAACCACTCCACACCTATGCCAACTACTTTGAATGGAAATCTACTCTTCCGTCCATCATACTGAAGGCTGAACTGCCACTGG GTTCCGGCTCATTCCACGTGGACTGCTTGGTTGGAGAGGGAGCTTTTGCTCAAGTGTATCAGGCTTCCATTCCGGATGCAAGTAACCCTAGAAACAATCAGAAAGTAATATTCAAG GTCCAGAAGCCTGCCAACCCTTGGGAGTTCTATATAGCAACACAACTGGTAGAAAGGCTCGATCCAAGTATACGCCATCTCTACATCCACTTTTATTCTgctcatttctttcaaaatggaaGCATTTTGGTTGGTGAGCTCTACAACTATGGAACATTGCTG AATGccataaatatttacaaaaagctTCCTGAGAAGGTGATGCCTCAAGCACTCGTAATCTACTTTGCTGTAAAAATTCTTTATATGGTGGAAGAGCTCCACAGCTGCCAAATCATTCATGGTGACATTAAGCCTGACAATTTCATACTTGGAGAAAG GTTTCTGGACAACGATATATGTGACATAGATGGTCTCTCTCATGGCTTGACGCTCATTGACTTGGGACAGAGTATAGACATGAAACTATTTCCTGAAGGAACCGCGTTCACTGCGAAGTGTGAAACATCTGGATTTCAGTGTATCGAAATGCTGACGCAGAAACCGTGGAACTACCAG ACTGACTACTTTGGCATTGCAGCAACGATCTACTGCATGCTCTTTGGTACCTACATGCAAGTGAAGAACGAAAACGGTATCTGGAAGCCTGAGGGAAGCTTCAGAAG GTTTGCCAATGCTGACTTGTGGAAAGAGTTCTTTGAGAGCATGTTAAACATCCCCAATTGCCACAGCCTGCCTTCTCTAGGAGTTTTGCGCAAAAAGCTGACAGACTTATTTTGCAAGTCATACgcaaaggaaataaagttaaTTCGGAACAGATTTGTTGTGTTGCTCATAGAACACAAACGGTCACGAAAATAA
- the LOC141740262 gene encoding uncharacterized protein LOC141740262 isoform X2, translating to MVAILLSLTDLAIYGVLKIYNVSSIRWSRIVRPIFLINFAESRQIRRAFRSIRNTLPEITYVFLLFMFSLLMFSLMALKLFGERNLQTAEGLPYFKNYLEIVFDLYVLVTTANSPDVMMPAFDFSSWYALFFIAFVIVNTYIFMSLFLAVVYNNYKKHLKNEIRKLAYMKHRKMIEAFNLLKEEEGAQFVVREARWKQLVKLVAPDISNSHRELLLRISDDEQKGFIDKKSFVQLADLLNIQVITLKIRSHPLRQWMPRVYKSAVSQFLRRMVRHRGFVWTYDVIILINAIFIALDEATPYISYAEWVFLALYIIEILLKVYTYEPRAFFGKNQFWNWFDTLIIFAALTATILNTTLKSTTKYNSQQILDIVFILRVLRLIRIVDSIQRFRVIMNTLINIVPTMLTFGGLTLVVYCVFAIIGMELFHGKIQFFPANSNAPYALECGNPALKDSLFARGKYCKNNFNNFVSSFIVLMELTVVNQWHVFANGFANVTVQPAKLYFIAFHIVMVIIIVNIFVSFILEAFFVEYSLEKSEVETAIEQKIQELGMGVQEDEFQDEQLLDNMESAEHDLEGEGGTKPQSKGLVFKIASKRYRTVDALLQRMFEAEIPLEDEGPSFEEILNLSPAPAVPSDLTSERAA from the exons ATGGTTGCAATCCTG TTATCCCTAACAGACTTGGCCATATATGGGGTCCTCAAGATATACAACGTGAGCAGCATTAGATGGTCAAGAATTGTGAGGCCCATCTTCCTCATCAACTTTGCAGAGAGTCGCCAG ATTCGGAGGGCCTTCCGCAGCATCCGCAACACACTGCCAGAGATCACCTATGTCTTCTTGCTTTTCATGTTTAGCCTTCTCATGTTCTCCCTCATGGCCTTGAAGCTGTTTGGTGAGAG GAATCTCCAGACAGCAGAAGGCTTGCCATATTTCAAAAACTACCTAGAAATTGTGTTTGACCTCTATGTGCTGGTGACAACAGCAAACAGCCCGGATGTCAT GATGCCAGCATTTGACTTCAGCTCATGGTATGCCCTGTTCTTCATTGCCTTTGTCATCGTCAACACGTATATCTTCATGTCGCTCTTCCTGGCTGTTGTGTACAACAACTACAAAAAACACCTGAAG AATGAGATCCGTAAGCTTGCTTACATGAAGCACCGCAAGATGATAGAGGCCTTCAACCttctgaaggaagaggaaggagcacaGTTTGTGGTTAGAGAAGCCCGGTGGAAGCAGCTTGTCAAGCTGGTGGCTCCTGATATCAGCAACTCCCACCGAGAGCTGCTGCTACGCATCTCAGATGATGAGCAGAAGGGTTTCATAG ACAAGAAGTCCTTTGTACAACTGGCAGATCTCCTCAACATCCAGGTGATTACCCTGAAAATACGCAGCCATCCGCTGAGGCAATGGATGCCTCGTGTATACAAGTCAGCAGTGAGTCAATTCCTGCGCAGGATGGTAAGGCACAG GGGATTTGTTTGGACTTACGATGTGATCATTCTAATAAATGCTATCTTCATTGCTCTGGATGAGGCAACCCCCTATATTTCCTATGCAGAGTGGGTCTTCCTTGCTTTGTATATAATTGAGATACTCCTGAAAGTGTACACTTACGAACCGAGGGCGTTCTTTGGCAAAAATCAGTTCTGGAACTG GTTTGATACCCTCATCATCTTCGCTGCTTTGACTGCAACGATACTTAATACCACCCTGAAATCGA CCACGAAGTACAACAGCCAACAGATCCTGGACATTGTCTTCATCTTAAGGGTCCTCAGGCTAATAAGGATCGTTGACAGCATTCAAAG GTTCCGGGTCATCATGAATACGCTGATAAACATCGTACCGACAATGTTGACATTTGGTGGGCTGACTCTG GTTGTGTACTGTGTATTTGCTATCATTGGCATGGAGTTATTCCATGGGAAAATCCAGTTCTTCCCTGCAAATTCGAATGCTCCTTATGCACTGGAATGTGGGAACCCAGCTCTCAAGGATTCTCTGTTTGCCCGTGGGAAATACTGCAAGAACAACTTCAACAACTTTGTGTCATCCTTCATTGTCCTGATGGAGCTCACTGTAGTCAATCAGTGGCATG TCTTTGCCAATGGATTTGCCAACGTGACGGTTCAGCCtgcaaagctgtatttcattGCCTTTCACATTGTGATGGTGATAATTATTGTCAA catctttgtGTCATTCATTTTGGAAGCTTTCTTTGTGGAGTACTCCCTAGAGAAGAGTGAAGTAGAAACAGCCATTGAGCAGAAAATCCAGGAGCTGGGAATGGGAGTTCAAGA GGATGAGTTCCAGGATGAACAGCTCCTTGATAACATGGAGAGTGCCGAGCATGACCTCGAGGGGGAAGGTGGAACAAAGCCACAGTCTAAAGGGCTGGTGTTTAAAATTGCCTCCAAAC GGTACAGGACGGTTGATGCTCTGCTCCAGCGTATGTTTGAGGCAGAGATCCCCCTTGAGGATGAAGGCCCTTCATTTGAAGAGATCTTAAACTTGTCGCCCGCCCCAGCTGTACCCAGTGATCTGACTTCTGAGCGTGCAGCGTAA